One genomic window of Burkholderiales bacterium includes the following:
- the metG gene encoding methionine--tRNA ligase subunit beta, with protein sequence AMLKYSGYRTPTKIFAHGFLTVNGEKMSKSRGTFITAESYLKQGLNPEWLRYYYATKLNGTMEDIDLNLEDFVARVNSDLVGKYINIAARTAGFITKQFGGLLSSDPLTEDMELWHFTSKIAKTHPQQGREISVIREYGKAFATTIRDEYDKRDYSKAARAVMHVADKANEFIDKWKPWEIARDPNRKDDLQWVCSVGLELFRLLTLYLKPVLPTLAEQAEVFLNVKPLAWCDVNSSLPPNHKINSYEHLMTRLDTKQITALVEANRESLQPTAQAHSPQRHAQHQEKAVETRTTSSTITIDDFNKIDLRIARIVNAEHVDGAEKLIKLTLDVGDGQTRTVFAGIKSVYEPEKLKGRLTVTVANLAPRKMKFGVSEGMVLAASGDAPGIYLLAPDSGAQPGMKVK encoded by the coding sequence TGCGATGCTTAAATATTCCGGCTACCGCACGCCCACCAAAATTTTCGCCCATGGTTTCCTTACCGTGAACGGCGAGAAGATGTCCAAATCGCGCGGCACCTTTATCACCGCGGAGAGTTACCTTAAGCAGGGTCTCAATCCCGAGTGGCTGCGCTACTACTACGCGACGAAACTGAATGGAACGATGGAAGACATTGATCTCAATCTCGAGGATTTCGTAGCGAGAGTGAACAGCGATTTGGTAGGAAAATACATCAACATTGCAGCTCGGACTGCAGGATTTATCACTAAACAGTTTGGCGGTTTATTGTCGAGCGATCCACTCACTGAAGACATGGAACTTTGGCATTTCACCTCAAAAATAGCGAAAACTCATCCCCAGCAGGGGCGTGAAATCAGTGTCATTCGTGAGTATGGGAAAGCATTCGCAACGACTATTCGAGACGAATATGACAAGCGAGATTACAGCAAAGCAGCTCGTGCAGTAATGCATGTCGCAGACAAAGCTAACGAGTTCATCGATAAATGGAAGCCGTGGGAAATTGCGAGGGATCCGAATAGAAAGGATGATCTGCAATGGGTCTGTTCTGTCGGTCTTGAACTATTTCGGCTTCTAACCCTTTACCTCAAGCCGGTATTACCAACCCTTGCCGAACAAGCTGAAGTTTTCTTGAATGTTAAACCTCTCGCATGGTGCGATGTGAATAGTTCACTACCGCCTAACCACAAAATTAATTCTTACGAACATCTCATGACTCGCCTCGACACAAAGCAGATTACTGCACTCGTTGAAGCCAACAGGGAAAGTTTGCAACCAACAGCACAGGCTCATTCGCCGCAACGCCACGCACAACACCAGGAGAAGGCCGTGGAAACCCGCACGACATCAAGTACCATCACCATTGACGACTTCAACAAGATTGATCTGCGCATTGCACGCATTGTCAACGCCGAGCACGTAGACGGTGCGGAGAAATTAATCAAGCTCACGCTGGACGTGGGGGACGGCCAAACCCGCACCGTCTTTGCCGGAATCAAATCGGTCTACGAGCCCGAAAAACTCAAGGGCCGACTCACGGTAACGGTAGCGAATCTCGCTCCGCGCAAAATGAAATTCGGCGTGTCCGAAGGCATGGTGCTCGCGGCATCGGGCGACGCACCGGGCATCTATCTGCTTGCACCCGATTCCGGCGCCCAGCCAGGGATGAAGGTGAAGTGA
- the hyfB gene encoding hydrogenase 4 subunit B, with product MISLEVSASPLTGSLLAAVSWLAISGLALIPAANAFIARRLAFPLGALVGLALAAFGLQAIWLSPDQMTLPLGLPDLPFHLRVDPLAGFFLMLLGSVSAGISVYAAGYFRSETVQRLTLIALQYHVFLASMAFVILADDAYLFMVAWETMALSSYFLVTTDHKLPAIRSAGFLYLLIAHLGAIAILLCFGVMHGGHGDYTFDALRAAHLQPFWATVAFLLAFFGFGAKAGMIPLHAWLPEAHPAAPSPVSALMSGIMLKTAIYGMVRVIYDLIGGVRWEWGILVLIIGAGTMLFGVLYALMQHDLKRLLAYHSVENIGIILLGLGMSMVFIGFGHPVAGALGLIAALYHALNHAVFKGLLFLGAGSILHATGLRNLNDMGGLIRTMPKVAFYFLIGALAISALPPLNGFVSEWLTFQTALQVPILQNSVVRSLVPLFAATLALAGALTAMCFVKVYGIAFLGQPREAKHPAHSPVTGRGGDAGEMERFGMAWLAASCLVLGLFPSSFLLMLNRICAHLTGHGLSDQALESSWLWLVPTSSVQASYAPIIFLLVIVAVTLLTFLLVRRFYHGRVRFSNPWDCGFPEQTSRMQDTADAFGQPIRHVFGPVYLMQRHMPDPDDPAPRFSLKIEDRHWYWLYLPVARLAEYVSSKIALLQQGKISIYLLYSFFTLIALLVFVR from the coding sequence GTGATCTCTTTGGAAGTTAGCGCCTCACCGCTTACAGGCTCGCTCCTCGCCGCAGTTTCCTGGCTTGCCATTTCGGGTCTGGCCCTGATCCCCGCTGCGAATGCTTTTATCGCCAGGCGGCTCGCGTTTCCGCTTGGCGCGCTGGTGGGCCTTGCGCTTGCCGCCTTTGGCCTTCAGGCAATATGGTTGTCCCCAGATCAGATGACTCTGCCGCTCGGTCTGCCGGACCTGCCGTTTCATCTGCGCGTCGATCCATTGGCCGGATTCTTTCTGATGTTGCTCGGCTCGGTTTCAGCGGGCATTTCAGTCTACGCCGCCGGTTATTTCCGCAGCGAGACCGTACAGCGGCTCACGCTTATCGCTCTGCAATACCACGTGTTCCTCGCCAGCATGGCTTTCGTTATCCTGGCCGACGATGCGTATTTGTTCATGGTCGCTTGGGAAACGATGGCGCTGTCTTCGTACTTCCTTGTCACAACCGACCACAAACTGCCGGCGATCCGGAGCGCGGGCTTTCTTTACTTGCTGATTGCGCACTTGGGCGCGATAGCCATCCTGCTTTGCTTCGGCGTGATGCATGGCGGCCATGGCGACTACACGTTCGATGCGTTGCGAGCGGCGCACCTCCAGCCGTTTTGGGCAACTGTTGCGTTTTTGCTGGCGTTCTTCGGCTTCGGCGCAAAAGCGGGCATGATTCCGCTCCACGCCTGGCTCCCAGAGGCACATCCTGCCGCGCCCTCCCCGGTCTCGGCGCTGATGAGCGGCATTATGCTCAAGACCGCAATCTACGGCATGGTGCGAGTGATTTACGATCTCATCGGCGGCGTGCGTTGGGAATGGGGGATCCTGGTGCTGATTATCGGCGCCGGTACCATGCTGTTTGGCGTGCTCTACGCACTCATGCAGCATGACTTGAAGCGCCTGCTCGCGTATCACTCGGTCGAGAACATCGGCATCATCCTGCTTGGACTTGGCATGTCGATGGTGTTTATTGGCTTCGGTCACCCCGTGGCGGGCGCGCTCGGCCTTATCGCCGCGCTTTACCATGCGCTCAACCACGCGGTATTCAAGGGATTGTTGTTCCTGGGCGCGGGCTCGATCCTGCACGCTACAGGGCTACGCAATCTAAACGACATGGGCGGGCTGATCCGCACCATGCCCAAGGTCGCTTTTTACTTTCTCATCGGCGCCCTGGCCATTTCGGCGTTGCCGCCTTTGAACGGCTTTGTCTCAGAATGGCTCACCTTTCAGACCGCGCTCCAGGTTCCCATTCTGCAAAACAGCGTAGTCAGAAGCCTTGTACCGCTGTTTGCCGCAACGCTGGCACTGGCTGGCGCGCTAACCGCAATGTGTTTTGTGAAGGTGTACGGGATTGCTTTCCTCGGCCAACCGCGGGAGGCAAAACATCCGGCGCACTCGCCAGTCACGGGCCGCGGCGGCGACGCAGGCGAAATGGAACGCTTCGGCATGGCTTGGCTCGCAGCCAGCTGCCTCGTGCTGGGTCTGTTTCCAAGTTCATTCCTGCTGATGCTTAACCGCATCTGCGCGCACCTGACCGGCCACGGCCTTTCCGATCAAGCGCTGGAGTCCAGCTGGCTCTGGCTCGTTCCCACATCGAGCGTGCAGGCAAGCTATGCGCCTATTATTTTTCTCCTTGTGATTGTTGCCGTGACACTGCTCACCTTTTTGCTGGTGCGCCGCTTCTACCACGGCAGGGTGCGCTTTTCCAACCCCTGGGACTGTGGTTTTCCCGAGCAGACGTCGCGCATGCAGGACACTGCCGACGCATTTGGCCAGCCGATCAGGCATGTGTTCGGTCCGGTTTACCTCATGCAGCGCCACATGCCCGATCCGGACGATCCCGCGCCGAGGTTTTCGCTCAAGATCGAAGATCGGCACTGGTATTGGCTTTATCTGCCGGTAGCGAGGCTTGCAGAATATGTTTCATCGAAAATCGCTCTGTTGCAGCAGGGCAAGATCAGCATCTACCTGCTCTACAGCTTTTTCACACTGATTGCGCTGCTGGTATTTGTGCGATGA
- a CDS encoding NADH-quinone oxidoreductase subunit H — translation MTHLPGIAFQILQSLFVVLAAPLLVGWLNQCRAWLQNRSAPSILLPYYTLAKLFHKDAVIAHNASPLFRTTPYILFGCMWLAAGIVPVLATDLPFAPAADIIALVGVFALARVFSALAAMDIGTSFGGLGARREMLIGFLAEPAMLMTLFTAAFISGSTQLTTIVETLAHREFVIYPSLAFAAAAFLMVLLAENARIPIDNPATHLELTMIHEATILEYSARHLALIEWATAIKLFAYMTIGIALFLPWGIAEAGDWKALPLAFAVLAVKLFFAGAGLALIETVLAKLRLFLAPEFLSTAFLLAVLGMLTHFLVRA, via the coding sequence ATGACTCATTTACCCGGAATCGCCTTCCAGATTCTGCAATCCCTGTTCGTGGTTCTTGCCGCACCGCTGCTCGTAGGCTGGTTGAACCAATGCCGGGCCTGGCTGCAGAACCGGTCGGCGCCGAGCATCCTGCTGCCGTACTACACATTGGCGAAGCTTTTTCATAAGGATGCGGTCATTGCACACAACGCGTCGCCGCTGTTTCGCACAACACCCTATATTTTATTCGGCTGCATGTGGCTCGCTGCGGGAATTGTGCCGGTACTCGCAACCGATTTGCCGTTTGCGCCGGCGGCTGACATCATCGCCTTGGTGGGCGTGTTCGCCCTTGCCCGAGTATTCTCGGCTTTGGCTGCAATGGATATTGGAACGTCGTTCGGCGGTTTGGGCGCACGACGCGAAATGCTGATCGGCTTTTTAGCCGAGCCCGCAATGTTGATGACGCTGTTCACCGCCGCCTTTATTTCCGGCTCGACTCAGCTCACAACCATTGTCGAAACGCTTGCACATCGCGAATTCGTGATCTACCCCAGCCTCGCCTTCGCGGCAGCCGCCTTCCTCATGGTACTGCTGGCGGAAAACGCCCGCATCCCAATCGACAATCCAGCCACGCACCTTGAGCTCACCATGATTCATGAAGCGACGATCCTCGAGTACTCGGCGCGCCATTTGGCGCTGATCGAGTGGGCCACCGCAATCAAGCTGTTTGCATACATGACTATAGGCATCGCTCTATTTCTGCCGTGGGGCATCGCCGAGGCTGGAGACTGGAAGGCGCTGCCGCTTGCTTTCGCTGTACTCGCGGTAAAGCTGTTCTTCGCCGGCGCGGGGCTCGCACTGATTGAGACTGTGCTCGCCAAATTGCGGCTATTCCTCGCTCCCGAGTTTCTGTCTACAGCATTTCTGCTCGCGGTGCTGGGGATGCTGACTCACTTCCTGGTCCGCGCATGA